A single genomic interval of Corylus avellana chromosome ca10, CavTom2PMs-1.0 harbors:
- the LOC132163806 gene encoding uncharacterized protein LOC132163806, translating into MESLSIGQVISATHQGSQRRRNPTNSIRRRRTHTQTVSFRFSILSKKSDFQDFLDYAKPSRLLPTKEVIVQTDTSAEKIFTSFKVDGSQCLFKINLGTSDIYGSGLSDVNAGILVCLIGENGDSILQRIPASLMTDQSTKSEDVLDPDILHFQRGSVDEFIFGGPNLGRVEALWISLESGQWRLGSVSLAVICGCQLSLEEQHGDELKYSGFQYDFQTEDLLLGEGGGISMTELRPCFATKFSGVDSFAVFGKSLSQPNLLKSNGGISNEESMREYADLKISLLLYDAMLIFVGTSVASFSAGESTAFAFFTGGVGGFLYLLLLQRSVDGLPSPTPPASISSKTQGSDRMSVAFNVPISSLALVIGVALFLVKYSSGDFPMALTPKELVVGMAGFLACKVAVVLAALKPMPLGLKINK; encoded by the exons ATGGAGTCACTTTCTATTGGGCAAGTAATCTCTGCAACCCATCAAGGTTCCCAAAGGAGAAGAAACCCAACAAACTCAATTCGTAGAAGAAGGACTCACACCCAAACTGTGAGTTTTCGCTTCAGTATTCTCTCCAAAAAGTCTGATTTCCAAG ATTTTCTGGACTATGCAAAACCTTCACGTCTCTTGCCAACCAAAGAAGTGATAGTCCAGACAGATACCTCAGCAGAAAAGATTTTTACATCTTTCAAGGTGGATGGATCTCAGTGTTTATTCAAGATCAATCTAGGTACTAGTGACATCTATGGCTCAGGTCTGAGTGATGTGAATGCCGGGATTCTCGTATGCTTGATAGGTGAAAATGGTGATTCCATATTACAGAGGATACCAGCCAGTCTGATGACTGATCAGTCTACGAAATCAGAGGATGTGCTTGACCCAGACATACTACATTTCCAAAGAGGTTCTGTTGATGAGTTCATCTTTGGGGGACCCAATCTGGGAAGAGTTGAAGCTCTTTGGATCAGTCTTGAATCAG GTCAGTGGAGATTAGGAAGTGTGAGCCTGGCAGTTATTTGTGGGTGTCAACTTTCACTCGAAGAACAACATGGAGATGAACTCAAGTATAGTGGTTTCCAATACGATTTTCAAACTGAGGATCTTTTGCTTGGGGAGGGAGGTGGCATATCCATGACGGAACTTAGACCTTGCTTTGCTACAAAATTCTCTGGGGTCGACTCCTTCGCGGTCTTTGGCAAAAGCCTCTCACAACCAAATTTACTCAAGAGTAATGGTGGGATATCAAATGAGGAAAGCATGAGGGAATATGCAGACTTGAAGATCTCTTTGCTACTTTATGATGCCATGTTGATCTTTGTCGGTACATCAGTGGCATCTTTTTCGGCCGGGGAAAGCACTGCTTTTGCATTCTTTACTGGTGGTGTTGGAGGCTTCTTGTATCTGTTGCTATTACAGAGGTCTGTTGATGGTTTGCCTTCTCCAACACCTCCAGCATCTATTTCCAGCAAGACACAAGGGTCTGATCGAATGTCTGTAGCATTCAATGTCCCGATATCAAGCCTGGCATTGGTGATTGGGGTTGCCTTATTCCTAGTGAAGTATAGCTCTGGAGATTTTCCCATGGCATTGACTCCAAAAGAACTCGTGGTTGGTATGGCGGGATTTCTTGCATGTAAAGTGGCAGTGGTGTTGGCAGCATTAAAGCCCATGCCATTGGGTCTAAAGATAAACAAGTGA
- the LOC132164622 gene encoding phytoene synthase 2, chloroplastic-like: MSSTFSPAGKPCISVSNGKFPSRKSTVTRAEVTMAPQHRSTRTFPALLKHGIPLADLHVQEIVERQSHNNNSGREDPCRKPEFQPMFLEEAYESCRKICAEYAKTFYLGTLLMTEERQKAIWAIYVWCRRTDELVDGPNAGYMSPAVLDRWEERLQDIFYGRPYDMHDAALADTVFKFPLDIKPFKDMIEGMRMDTRKCRYENFQELYLYCYCVAGTVGLMSVPVMGIAPDSLVSAQGVYNAALYLGIGNQLTNILRDVGEDASRGRVYLPQDELAQFGLCDNDVFSRKVTDRWREFMKEQITRARFYFNLAEVGASQLDKASRWPVWSSLLLYRMILDSIESNDYDNLTKRAYVGRTKKLLMLPLAYTRSLSRHSLILN; this comes from the exons ATGAGTTCAACGTTTTCTCCTGCAGGCAAGCCTTGCATCAGTGTGAGCAATGGCAAGTTCCCATCTCGAAAATCAACAGTTACAAGAGCTGAAGTGACCATGGCTCCCCAGCACCGAAGCACGCGCACTTTCCCTGCATTGTTGAAACATGGCATTCCTCTTGCTGATTTACATGTACAGGAAATTGTAGAGAGGCAGTCTCACAATAACAACTCAGGGAGGGAAGATCCTTGTAGGAAGCCAGAGTTCCAACCTATGTTTCTTGAAGAAGCATACGAGAGTTGCAGGAAAATTTGTGCAGAATATGCCAAGACCTTCTATCTAG GAACTTTGCTAATGACCGAGGAGCGACAGAAAGCCATATGGGCAATATATG TTTGGTGCAGGAGAACAGATGAACTTGTCGATGGCCCAAATGCTGGTTATATGAGCCCTGCAGTTCTTGATAGGTGGGAAGAGAGACTGCAAGACATTTTTTATGGACGCCCTTATGACATGCATGATGCTGCACTAGCTGATACTGTTTTCAAGTTCCCTTTAGACATCAAG CCATTTAAGGACATGATCGAAGGAATGAGAATGGATACAAGGAAATGTCGGTATGAGAACTTTCAAGAGCTTTACCTGTACTGCTACTGTGTGGCTGGAACTGTTGGGCTAATGAGTGTTCCAGTGATGGGAATTGCACCAGATTCTCTGGTTTCTGCTCAAGGTGTATATAATGCAGCACTCTACTTGGGAATTGGAAACCAACTGACCAACATTCTCAGAGATGTAGGAGAGGA TGCTTCAAGAGGGAGAGTTTATCTTCCCCAAGATGAGCTTGCACAGTTTGGACTATGTGACAATGATGTTTTCTCAAGAAAAGTCACTGATAGATGGAGAGAATTCATGAAAGAGCAGATTACAAGGGCAAGATTCTATTTCAACCTGGCAGAGGTGGGAGCTTCTCAGCTCGACAAGGCTAGTCGTTGGCCA GTATGGTCATCCTTATTATTGTATCGAATGATCTTGGATTCAATTGAGAGCAACGATTACGATAACTTGACAAAGAGAGCTTATGTTGGAAGGACTAAGAAACTTCTCATGTTGCCTCTAGCATACACTAGATCTCTATCAAGGCATAGCCTGATCCTTAACTAA
- the LOC132163395 gene encoding serine/threonine-protein phosphatase PP2A-3 catalytic subunit-like, which yields MDSVPSNAHGNLDEQISQLMQCKPLSEQEVRVLCDKAKEILMEESNVQPVKSPVTICGDIHGQFHDLAELFRIGGKCPDTNYLFMGDYVDRGYYSVETVTLLVALKVRYSQRITILRGNHESRQITQVYGFYDECLRKYGNANVWKIFTDLFDYFPLTALVESEIFCLHGGLSPSIETLDNIRNFDRVQEVPHEGPMCDLLWSDPDDRCGWGISPRGAGYTFGQDISEQFNQTNNLKLIARAHQLVMEGYNWGHEQKVVTIFSAPNYCYRCGNMASILEVDDCKGHTFIQFEPAPRRGEPDVTRRTPDYFL from the exons GTAAGGGTGCTGTGTGATAAGGCTAAGGAGATATTAATGGAAGAAAGCAATGTCCAG CCTGTTAAAAGCCCTGTTACAATTTGTGGCGATATTCATGGGCAGTTCCATGACCTTGCAGAGCTTTTTCGCATTGGAGGGAAG TGTCCAGATACAAATTACTTGTTTATGGGAGATTATGTTGATCGTGGCTACTACTCAGTTGAAACTGTAACT CTTCTGGTGGCCTTGAAAGTGCGTTATTCTCAACGTATTACTATTCTGAGAGGAAACCACGAAAGCCGTCAG ATTACTCAAGTTTATGGGTTCTATGATGAGTGCCTGCGGAA GTATGGTAACGCCAATGTTTGGAAGATCTTTACAGATTTGTTTGACTATTTTCCGCTGACAGCATTG GTTGAATCTGAAATATTTTGTCTGCATGGTGGATTGTCCCCTTCCATTGAAACCCTTGATAACATTCGTAATTTTGACCGTGTTCAAGAAGTTCCTCATGAGGGCCCCATGTGTGATCTTTTATGGTCTGACCCAGATGATCGTTGTGGTTGGGGTATCTCACCCAGGGGTGCTGGATACACGTTTGGCCAG GACATATCTGAGCAGTTTAACCAAACCAATAACCTAAAGTTGATTGCTAGAGCTCACCAGCTGGTTATGGAGGGATATAACTGGGGTCAC GAACAAAAAGTGGTTACCATATTTAGTGCACCTAATTATTGTTATCGCTGTGGAAACATGGCGTCCATCCTGGAAGTTGATGACTGCAAGGGCCACACATTCATTCAG TTTGAGCCTGCTCCAAGGAGGGGAGAACCTGATGTAACCCGGAGAACACCTGATTACTTCCTATGA